Proteins encoded in a region of the Lepeophtheirus salmonis chromosome 6, UVic_Lsal_1.4, whole genome shotgun sequence genome:
- the LOC121120668 gene encoding uncharacterized protein: MASKLFKDASFVFLMVWIGVLKIGESMEISSERGERLIFNIVKFQNLPCGTTTNTGTCYTADECASRGGTAGGACASGYGTCCMFTADCGGTITENSTLLEISSRTTDCTYTICRCSDNVCRIRLDFMTFVLSGPTVSTDGANQGDCNTDSFSLTSSQGASPVICGFNSGQHIIVEADQGCNTALFNIDGGSTMVTRMWNINVTQFLCGDEFGGPPGCLQFFTSNTGVVKSFNYNTVATSNHLSNQDYNVCFRRQEGNCRICYSSFKVGKKQTFGLSKSTNKVTASGVDTDCTEDFIEIPGATQVSIKKVTKIVVSVNKNCGRILDTARLKSLPQTICSFSVPFRFRFKTDANEFIQVGKGPDLNEAKGDPSGLLGFKLFFEQKACV; encoded by the exons ATGGCATCCAAATTATTTAAAG atgcatCGTTTGTTTTCCTCATGGTATGGATCGGCGTGCTTAAGATTGGAGAATCCATGGAGATTTCATCTGAGCGAG GAGAGCGCCTCATTTTTAACATAGTAAAATTTCAA AATCTACCTTGTGGTACTACAACCAACACTGGAACATGCTACACAGC agaTGAGTGTGCTTCAAGAGGTGGAACAGCTGGAGGAGCATGTGCTTCTGGATATGGAACATGCTGCATGT TCACTGCAGATTGTGGTGGCACCATTACGGAAAATTCAACACTGCTTGAAATTTCATCTCGAACAACGGATTGCACATACACAATCTGCAGATGCAGCGATAACGTTTGTAGAATCCGATTGGACTTTATG ACTTTTGTACTGTCAGGCCCCACCGTTAGCACTGATGGAGCAAATCAAGGAGATTGCAATACAGATAGCTTTTCTCTCACGAGTAGTCAAGGTGCCTCCCCTGTTATTTGTGGATTTAATTCTGGACAACACA TCATCGTGGAGGCAGATCAGGGATGTAACACAGCTCTGTTCAATATTGACGGTGGTAGCACCATGGTAACCAGAATGTGGAATATAAACGTTACGCAATTTTTATGTGGAGATGAATTTGGTGGCCCTCCTGGCTGTTTGCAGTTCTTCACATCCAATACTGGAGTAGTCAAAAGCTTCAACTACAATACTGTCG CTACTTCGAATCATTTAAGTAATCAGGATTACAATGTTTGCTTTAGACGACAAGAGGGAAATTGCAGAATATGCTATTCTTCTTTCAAagtaggaaaaaaacaaacgtTCGGTCTAAG taAATCTACCAATAAAGTAACAGCGAGCGGTGTCGACACAGACTGTACTGAAGACTTCATTGAG atccCTGGTGCAACACAAGTCAGTATTAAAAAGGTTACCAAAATAGTAGTAAGTGTAAATAAGAACTGTGGTCGTATTTTGGACACGGCTCGCCTTAAATCTCTTCCTCAAACCATTTGTTCATTTAGTGTACCCTTCAGATTCCGTTTTAAAACTGATGCAAATGAATTCATTCA AGTCGGGAAAGGTCCAGATTTAAATGAAGCAAAGGGAGATCCAAGCGGATTACTTGGTTTTAAACTTTTCTTCGAACAAAAGGCATGCGTTTGA